The DNA window CCACGCGTCCGAGACCGCGCGGCAGACCCGATGTCCCAGAGCCCGATGCTTGCGAGCGATAGGATCTGCGTCCGTTCATCGCCACTCGGTAAGCCCGTGGCCGGGCGCGACGATGCCGGGCTTCTGCCCTTTGGCCCAGGTTGTGCCATGTTACGGCCCAGGTTCCGGTTAGGCTGCAGGCGTCGCGATTGAAGGAGCCCCATCATGCGCAGCCTCAGCCTGTCGGTCTTCCTGCTGGCATCAGCCGCGATGCTCGTCCCGCTTCTGATCGGACTGGCCTATGCGGTGAGCGTGCTGGCGTCGGCCCTCATGTTTCCCTGATGTGGTCCTGATCGTATCCCTGTTCATGGAGCCATCGACCGGCGATGGCGGCGGCCTGTCGTGGAACCGTCCTTGAAAGCGGACGTTGGACAGCGATTGTTGAACAGGACTTTTCCGATGCGAAAAATCATTCTTCTGTCCGCTCTTGCCATGGGCGCAGGTCTCTGGAGCGCTTCGCCTTCTCTCGCTCAGCCTCAGCTCCAACTCGGCATCGGACCCGATGGGCGTCCGCAGTTCGGCGTGCGCGATCCTCAGCAGGAGCGTTACGAACGCCGGGAACGCTGGCGCGAGCGCCGTGAGGAGGAGCGCGCCCGCGCCTATGAGGCCGGCCGCCGGGATGCGATGCGTGACGAGCGCCGTTACGGCTACGAGAGCCGCTGCCGCAACATCATCATTCGCGAGGAGAACGAATGGGGCCGCACGGTCGAGCGGCGGGTCCGTCGCTGCGATTGATGACGCTCCCGATTCCCACCTGTTGATTCGACCTGCTTCTCAGGCTCGCGGGTTGGCGATTTCCGCCGTGAGCTTGGGAAGCTCCTTGGTCATCCACTCCACCATCTGATCGCTGGTTTTCAAATGACCCGGCATCGGGATGAACGGGCCATGGGATTCGTAGATGGCCATGGGATCCCGCGCACCCAGGATCGGGTCGAGATCATCCTCGATTTCAGGCGTGATGGTTCTGCCGCCGAACCACGTGAGGAGCAGCAGGAGCATCCCGACGGCGCCGGCCAGGACGACGAGCAAGGATATTGCCAAGTCTGCGACCACTTGTTCCGTCCCTGAACTCAGAAGGCTTGCCTTTGGGGAGCCTAGCACCGAAAGGCGCGCGGTCCAACGCCGCAAAGCGCATGGCGCAGCACAGCAGGCAGCGCACATTTTCGCAGGTGCGAGGAACCGCCCTCACGAGCTTGAGGTTGAACTTCCAATCACCTCGCTGAACGCGCATGGAGTTCGTCGGCCGTCACGAGGGAAGGGGTGCGGAGCGATCGACCTATCGCATGGGAGGCGCCCATGAGAACGTATTACGTGTTCCAGTCCGAGCGGACGCCCGATCTGCGCGGCTTTACGGAGAGCGCCACGGGCGAGACGCTGCCCGCCGAGCATGGGCCCTGGGCCCTCGACCGGCGGATCAGTCCCGATGACGAGTGGGTTCTCAATGTCAGCCGGGCGGTGGTAGCGGCCGGGATCATCGAGAACGGGTTCTATCTCTGGGGACCGGTCGAACGGCCGACCGAATGGCACCCGGTGATCCAGAGCGATCGGGTGGAAGGCACGGCCGTCTACGGTCCGGACGGAACGCAGATCGGCACCATCAAGCGCCTGCTGATCGAGAAGGTGAGCGGGCGGGTTCTCTATGTGGATGTGACCTTCGGCGGCTTCCTGGGGATCGGCGTGCACCATCATACGGTTCCCTGGGACAAGCTCGCCTACGACAGGGAACTCGAGGGCTATCGCACCGACGTGACCGAGGCCCAGGTGCAGGCGGCTCCCGCCTTCTACGGCGATGACCGGATCTGGCCGGACCGCAAGCGCGAGCAGGAGATGCGGGATTACTGGCACGACATCCCGAGAGGCCCGATCTGACCGCAGGGCCTGTCCGGCGAGAATCGCGCTCGTCGTCGGCGAAGCCTCACGGCGCGGGCGCGGGCCTGCTATGATGGCTTCGTCCCAGGTCCCTGGAGGGTGCCATGATCGAGCATGCGTTCAAAGTCGGCCAGGCGGTGCGGCCCAGAGCCAGCTGCCACAGCCTTCCGAACGATCTGTTCCGGGTTCTGCGCCTCCTGCCATCCACGGCAGGCGGCGTGCCGCTCTACTGCATCAAGAGCCA is part of the Microvirga terrae genome and encodes:
- a CDS encoding PRC-barrel domain-containing protein; its protein translation is MRTYYVFQSERTPDLRGFTESATGETLPAEHGPWALDRRISPDDEWVLNVSRAVVAAGIIENGFYLWGPVERPTEWHPVIQSDRVEGTAVYGPDGTQIGTIKRLLIEKVSGRVLYVDVTFGGFLGIGVHHHTVPWDKLAYDRELEGYRTDVTEAQVQAAPAFYGDDRIWPDRKREQEMRDYWHDIPRGPI